Genomic window (Kangiella profundi):
TTAAGATTCAAAGCAAGACGTAGTTTTGTGCCTACGCCATCGGTACCCGCAACAAGTGCCGGTTCTTCATAACCTGAGGGCAAATCGAATAATGCACCAAAGCCACCAATACTTCCCATCACTTCAGGACGGTATGTTTTCTTACAGACGTCTTTAATTCGGTCTACTAAGGCGTTACCTGCATCAATGTCCACACCTGCGTCTTTGTAGCTCAGGGATTTTTTGTCGCTCATTTGAATTCCTAGATAAAAGTTGGCTCGGGTCATTAGACCCCGTCAAAAATTGCGCTAATTTTACTAGATGCGGCTATTGATAGAAAGGAGTGGTCTTGAAAAAAGCACTAACTTAATGGCTAACAGGCAAAGAAAAAGCGGCCGAAGCCGCTTTTTGATAGTTGAACTACTTAGTTTTGTGGATCTGGGGTGATGGTCAGTTCAACGCGACGATTTTTCGCGCGGCCTGCCTCAGTTTCATTTGGAGCAACTGGGTAACGCTCACCATAACCTACTACGCGTAGGCGGTTATTGGGAATTTCGCGCTGACGTAGGTAAGAAGCTACGCTATTAGCGCGTTTTTCAGATAGCTCCTGATTGTAAGAATCACTACCCACAGAGTCAGTAAAGCCTGCAACTTCAAGGTTTGTGTCTTTAAATTTATACAAAACCTTAGATACAGAGTCTAAAACAGGGTAAAAATCACTATCAATCGCATAGCGGTCAGTCTGGAACGTAATGTCACCAGGCATGATTAGGTGAATCTGATCGCCATCACGCTGTACACCAACACCAGTACCTGCCAGCTCTTCGCGAAGCTCAGCTTCCTGGCTATCCATATAAGCACCGATACCGGCACCAATTGCACCACAGCCTAAAGCTGCATTACGGGCACTTTTACTGTCGCGGGTTGCACCTATCAGGCCACAGGTAATGGCACCAATAGCTCCATATTTAACCGTATTGCTGGTTTTTTCTTCACCTGTATATGGGTCAAAGGTTGTACAGCCTGCACCAATTGCTGCTGCCACAATTGCAGCCGTTACTGTTTTCATAAAAGGGGTCGAAATTTTCATGTTAGATTCTCCTCGGGTTCCCCAAAAACATAAATTCATCATAGATCATCAGAATGAATACTAACTGAATTAACAGTGACTTATTAGCGTATCTTTGTATTTTATGTAAAACAAAGAAGGTTGTGTGAATTGTTCCTCAATATTGCCAATAAAGCGCCTTATTTTAAGGCATAAATAGCCGGTAAGTTTCGCCATAAGCCTTTGAAATCCATGCCACAACCAAATATATAGCGGTCAGGAACGGTTAATCCGGCAAAGTCAGGGGCAAATCCGGATAAAGGCTTTCTGGTGTGTTCTTTATCAACCAGTACCGCGCATTGCAGGCTTCTGGGTTTGAGAGTAAGGCATTCATTGGCAATTGCTTCCAGAGTAATGCCCTCATCAAAAATATCATCAAGCAGCATGACGTGATGATTATGGATCTCTTCGGCTTTCGGTTTGACCAGCCATTGCAATTTCTGTCCCTGAGTTTTGTCGCCATATCGAGTGGCGTGTAAGTAGCTTACGGATACAGGAATAGTTAACAGGCGTAAAAGCTGTCCAGCGAAGTAGAGGCCGCCATTCATGATGCAAAAAATATGTAATGGTGCAGAATAGTCCTGAGTATTTATCTGTTGAGCAAGTTTATTGATAGACTCGTCAACCCTTTGTTCGCTGACAATGATTTCGGCTTGCTCAAAAATATTTTCTGGGTAAGGGGTAGAGTGTTTGTCGCTGTCCGTTTGAACTTGCTTGCTTTGGATATTGTTATCTTTCGCCATGATTAAGGCTATGCCTGAGTGTGAAGTGTATGAACTGGGGATATTATAGGTAACTGCAAGTGAGCAATCCATTGCAAAAAAGTGACTTGGCCTGAACTATTAACAGACTGTAACGGCTATCTGGGCTAATTGCCTGGCGTGATTAGTAAAAACTGATAAAATGCCCCCATTGTTGGGAAATAACCCTATTGCCTGTTTTTCTATAGATATATTTATTGAATCAGGTAACGAAAAGATAATTAAAACAGGAACTTAGATTCATGAGACGTCT
Coding sequences:
- a CDS encoding OmpA family protein, encoding MKISTPFMKTVTAAIVAAAIGAGCTTFDPYTGEEKTSNTVKYGAIGAITCGLIGATRDSKSARNAALGCGAIGAGIGAYMDSQEAELREELAGTGVGVQRDGDQIHLIMPGDITFQTDRYAIDSDFYPVLDSVSKVLYKFKDTNLEVAGFTDSVGSDSYNQELSEKRANSVASYLRQREIPNNRLRVVGYGERYPVAPNETEAGRAKNRRVELTITPDPQN
- a CDS encoding hypoxanthine-guanine phosphoribosyltransferase gives rise to the protein MAKDNNIQSKQVQTDSDKHSTPYPENIFEQAEIIVSEQRVDESINKLAQQINTQDYSAPLHIFCIMNGGLYFAGQLLRLLTIPVSVSYLHATRYGDKTQGQKLQWLVKPKAEEIHNHHVMLLDDIFDEGITLEAIANECLTLKPRSLQCAVLVDKEHTRKPLSGFAPDFAGLTVPDRYIFGCGMDFKGLWRNLPAIYALK